Proteins encoded by one window of Rhodopirellula islandica:
- a CDS encoding DUF1559 domain-containing protein, which produces MKRFRVQPKGFTLVELLVVIAIIGVLVGLLLPAVQAAREAARRMSCSNNFKQLGLAIHNYHSAYNQLPIHGVGTGGTDGGAAPFGNTGVTTNWWTNYGDANAWRLSMLVGLTPFVEQQGLWEEISNPSLVNALDLNTPLTVPWPAMGPAVEFLQYRPWMTNMPTLRCPSDPGQGLPGQGRTNYGACLGDSMEWSVRGTKSHDGTSGEKVNNSGWAQRSRAADRGMFVPHTTSKFRDVLDGLSNTVAMAEMLTDLGDRDTRGIQSINGNPPNEVRLNPNYCVENNQIDPERPQFWLATTSIQGVNGGRGYKWADFRPNFSGIHTIAPPNAAICGGNNAGQTGMFPPSSRHQGGAHILMGDGAIKFITDSIEAGNQNHEMVWQSASMATAKPGSKSPYGVWGAMGTKGGREIIDQEF; this is translated from the coding sequence ATGAAGCGTTTTCGTGTCCAGCCAAAGGGTTTCACTTTGGTAGAGCTTTTGGTGGTGATTGCCATCATTGGCGTTTTGGTGGGGCTGCTGCTGCCAGCCGTGCAAGCCGCCCGAGAAGCAGCTCGTCGAATGAGCTGCAGTAATAATTTCAAGCAATTGGGCTTGGCAATTCACAATTACCACTCGGCGTACAACCAGCTGCCGATTCATGGGGTCGGAACGGGTGGGACAGATGGAGGTGCCGCCCCGTTTGGAAACACTGGTGTGACGACCAATTGGTGGACAAACTATGGCGATGCCAACGCTTGGCGTTTGAGCATGCTGGTAGGCCTGACTCCTTTCGTCGAACAGCAGGGGCTGTGGGAAGAAATCAGCAACCCTAGCCTGGTCAACGCGTTGGACCTGAATACACCGCTGACCGTACCTTGGCCCGCGATGGGGCCAGCGGTCGAGTTTTTGCAATATCGCCCCTGGATGACGAACATGCCAACGCTCCGTTGTCCGAGCGATCCTGGCCAAGGTTTGCCTGGCCAAGGACGCACGAACTACGGCGCCTGTCTGGGGGATTCGATGGAGTGGTCGGTCCGTGGGACCAAGTCACACGATGGGACCAGTGGCGAAAAGGTGAACAACAGCGGCTGGGCGCAGCGTTCGCGTGCTGCTGACCGAGGTATGTTCGTTCCTCACACGACTTCCAAATTCCGAGATGTCTTGGATGGATTGTCCAACACGGTTGCGATGGCAGAGATGCTCACGGATCTTGGTGATCGGGACACGCGTGGGATCCAGTCGATCAATGGGAACCCACCCAATGAAGTTCGGCTGAACCCCAATTACTGCGTGGAGAACAACCAGATTGACCCAGAACGTCCACAGTTTTGGCTTGCGACAACTTCGATCCAAGGTGTGAATGGTGGCCGCGGTTACAAGTGGGCCGATTTTCGTCCTAATTTCAGCGGAATCCACACCATTGCTCCGCCGAATGCAGCGATCTGTGGTGGCAACAACGCGGGGCAAACGGGAATGTTCCCGCCATCGAGCCGTCACCAAGGTGGCGCCCATATTTTGATGGGCGATGGAGCGATCAAGTTCATAACGGACTCGATTGAGGCCGGGAACCAAAACCACGAGATGGTTTGGCAAAGCGCCTCGATGGCAACCGCGAAGCCAGGGTCCAAGAGCCCGTATGGCGTTTGGGGAGCGATGGGAACCAAGGGTGGTCGTGAGATCATCGACCAAGAGTTTTGA